A region of Bacillota bacterium DNA encodes the following proteins:
- a CDS encoding MFS transporter, whose translation MKIKMGFGSIPPSVWAVYAIQMVFAAASNVIGTILPNLVDGFNLTLSQVGVISAVQSLTGPPIIFLAGFMSDHLGPVRVLLIGLILLIACPLFMAAASSYILLVVSIAVLGIAFGFIDPMTNAVLVEGGGREKGKYLSLLHAAYGLGAAIFPVLIAFALAKGMSWRFSLLALASLVFGVTVVFFRCRVQEKPGQGIGGAAQGNSLSSHSDHPTTWTFDLLIPTIAMFFYSGVYRNLAVWMVMYFKDILGATQVIGSLALFTLFGAIVIGRLISAKMSDSKDNLLLLTVYMTGAAAALTPIAWIRSQFMGFIAIAGFGLASAGIFPVITSYATGLFPARSGMVTGFIYGSASAGAVALPWLMGIVADNFGLRSGMLMNAISMAIAGFLLVVAFSRRMVRQRRPKSVSIRF comes from the coding sequence ATGAAGATCAAGATGGGATTTGGCTCTATTCCCCCTTCTGTTTGGGCGGTTTATGCAATCCAGATGGTTTTCGCGGCGGCTTCGAATGTCATAGGTACCATATTGCCTAATCTTGTCGATGGGTTCAACCTCACCCTTAGCCAGGTAGGGGTGATCAGCGCCGTTCAAAGCCTCACAGGTCCGCCTATAATCTTTCTGGCGGGGTTTATGTCGGATCATCTGGGACCCGTCAGGGTCTTACTGATAGGCCTTATACTGCTGATCGCCTGCCCTTTATTTATGGCGGCGGCCTCTTCATACATCCTCCTTGTGGTCAGTATAGCTGTCTTGGGCATTGCTTTTGGATTCATCGATCCCATGACAAATGCAGTTTTAGTCGAAGGCGGAGGCCGGGAAAAGGGGAAATATTTGAGCCTGCTCCATGCAGCCTATGGTCTTGGGGCTGCCATCTTCCCTGTGCTCATAGCTTTTGCCCTCGCGAAGGGAATGAGTTGGCGGTTCTCGCTTCTTGCCTTAGCTTCCCTGGTGTTTGGCGTTACCGTCGTCTTCTTTCGATGCCGGGTGCAAGAGAAACCCGGCCAGGGAATAGGTGGTGCCGCTCAGGGGAATTCTCTTTCTTCTCACAGCGATCATCCAACGACGTGGACATTTGATCTCCTGATACCTACTATAGCGATGTTCTTTTATTCCGGTGTATACCGCAACCTGGCTGTTTGGATGGTAATGTATTTCAAAGATATACTGGGAGCCACCCAGGTGATTGGATCTCTAGCCTTATTTACGCTTTTTGGCGCTATTGTGATAGGACGATTGATCTCCGCCAAGATGAGCGATTCGAAAGATAATCTCCTGCTCCTTACTGTATATATGACGGGTGCTGCAGCGGCGCTAACGCCTATAGCCTGGATCCGCTCTCAGTTCATGGGGTTTATCGCAATAGCAGGCTTTGGCCTGGCCAGCGCCGGGATATTCCCCGTTATCACATCCTATGCCACAGGTCTCTTCCCTGCCAGAAGTGGAATGGTCACCGGCTTCATCTATGGGTCAGCTTCAGCTGGAGCTGTGGCGCTGCCATGGCTTATGGGAATAGTGGCAGATAATTTCGGCCTCAGATCTGGCATGCTCATGAACGCGATATCGATGGCCATTGCTGGTTTCTTGCTCGTTGTAGCATTTTCCCGAAGAATGGTAAGGCAGCGAAGGCCAAAATCAGTATCCATACGATTCTGA
- a CDS encoding class I mannose-6-phosphate isomerase has product MEEKYVTGNDLILFSRRPMVLSSPRVWRSYTGGMKIEEWQGLPDPRDGEFPEVWVASIVTARNPGREHIVEGLSMVDLGRRSATLKEMIESDPVAFLGEEHVKKYGANTAVLAKVLDSKSRLPIQVHPDREFARNVLASQFGKTEAWYVLGGRQVDGEDPYLLFGFKPGMTREKWKELFEKQDIHGMINSLHRFPVVPGQVLLIEGGMPHAIGPGCFLIEIQEPTDYTIRVERKMLNGRPIAESYYHQGVGFEKMFDCFHYDSYSYEETLKRWRLQPRTIREETGGSEYELIGYADTDKFRLTKLEISDSLELQADGCFSTLIVLSGSGRIIVDGQETELRKAGLIFLPASLRSFRIQATPGEELAIVRCHPPE; this is encoded by the coding sequence ATGGAGGAGAAGTATGTGACAGGAAATGATCTTATTCTTTTTAGCAGGCGCCCCATGGTGCTCAGCAGCCCCAGAGTCTGGCGCTCATATACTGGCGGGATGAAAATCGAGGAGTGGCAGGGACTTCCGGACCCACGGGACGGCGAGTTCCCGGAGGTATGGGTGGCGTCAATTGTAACGGCGCGTAACCCAGGTCGGGAACATATCGTAGAAGGGCTTAGCATGGTTGATTTGGGCCGCCGGTCCGCTACATTGAAAGAGATGATCGAATCAGATCCTGTGGCTTTTCTTGGAGAAGAACATGTGAAGAAGTATGGGGCCAACACGGCAGTGCTCGCCAAGGTGCTGGATTCCAAGAGCCGGTTGCCGATTCAGGTACATCCAGACAGGGAGTTCGCGCGCAACGTGCTCGCCTCCCAGTTTGGAAAGACCGAGGCCTGGTATGTGCTGGGCGGAAGGCAGGTAGATGGAGAAGACCCATATCTCCTGTTCGGGTTCAAGCCTGGAATGACCCGAGAAAAGTGGAAAGAGCTATTTGAGAAACAAGATATCCATGGTATGATTAACAGCCTGCATCGTTTCCCAGTAGTACCCGGCCAGGTGCTGCTTATCGAGGGAGGGATGCCGCATGCCATCGGTCCGGGGTGTTTCCTCATCGAGATCCAGGAGCCGACAGACTACACCATCAGGGTCGAACGGAAGATGTTAAATGGCCGTCCTATCGCTGAATCCTATTATCATCAAGGTGTCGGCTTTGAAAAGATGTTTGACTGCTTCCATTATGATTCCTATTCTTATGAGGAGACCTTGAAACGATGGCGGCTTCAGCCCAGGACGATCCGCGAGGAGACAGGCGGGTCGGAATACGAGTTGATAGGGTATGCCGACACAGACAAATTCCGTCTCACAAAGCTGGAGATCAGCGATTCTCTTGAACTTCAAGCCGATGGATGCTTTTCAACCCTCATAGTGCTCTCTGGTTCCGGGAGAATCATAGTAGATGGCCAGGAGACTGAGCTAAGAAAAGCAGGGTTGATCTTCCTCCCTGCCAGCCTTCGCAGTTTCCGCATTCAAGCCACGCCAGGCGAGGAACTGGCTATAGTGAGGTGTCATCCGCCGGAATGA
- the xylB gene encoding xylulokinase: MQYLLGIDIGTSSARTILIDTDGNILGLASKEYPISIPMPDWAEQDPETWWDAAKDTIRQVLSKSGVDSRSIKGIGLSGQMHGTVFVDREGNCLRPAIIWPDKRSARECQELADAVGPKRLYEISGLPVATGFMATSLLWVKHNEPDILRKTSKLLLPKDYVRLRLTGKVATDLTDATGTLLLDITKRAWSGEVVKAVGIPPDILPNLLESSAIAGEITSQAAKETGLAMGTPVIAGGGDQAMGAIGSGVIKDGIAASTIGTGGQLITCVSRPVLDPKRRLHTLCHAVPGKWLLMGAILAAGLSLRWFRDKFGYAEKLAGELTGIDPYEILSREAAKVPAGSDGLIFLPYLSGERTPHMDPQARGAFVGLTLRHGRGHMIRAIMEGVSFAMKESLEIFRELGVSVDKILCSGGGARSRLWRQIQADIYDMPVTIVGNEEHSVYGCALLAGVGAGIYRDIEEACDGRVQYTDTVRPQDEWTQANQVQMVQSQREPSPVEQPHVEDPWALSANACARYRALFEVYRSLYPRLRDIFPEL; the protein is encoded by the coding sequence ATGCAATACTTGCTCGGCATTGACATAGGAACTTCAAGCGCGCGGACTATTTTGATAGATACAGATGGGAATATCCTTGGCCTGGCAAGCAAGGAATATCCCATATCGATCCCAATGCCGGACTGGGCCGAGCAGGATCCTGAAACCTGGTGGGATGCAGCAAAGGATACTATAAGGCAGGTGCTGTCCAAGTCAGGCGTTGATTCCCGAAGTATAAAGGGTATCGGGCTCTCTGGCCAGATGCATGGCACGGTGTTTGTCGATCGGGAGGGGAATTGCCTCCGGCCAGCCATTATATGGCCTGATAAAAGAAGTGCTCGTGAATGCCAGGAGCTTGCCGATGCGGTGGGCCCGAAGCGATTGTATGAGATCTCCGGGCTTCCCGTCGCGACGGGATTTATGGCGACATCGCTCCTATGGGTCAAGCATAATGAGCCAGATATCCTCAGGAAAACCTCAAAACTCCTTCTCCCCAAGGATTATGTTCGACTCAGACTTACAGGGAAGGTAGCCACAGACCTGACAGATGCCACAGGCACGCTTCTCTTAGACATTACGAAAAGAGCATGGTCTGGGGAGGTCGTAAAGGCGGTTGGGATTCCGCCAGATATCCTGCCAAATCTCCTGGAGTCCTCTGCTATAGCAGGTGAGATAACTTCGCAAGCGGCGAAGGAGACAGGGCTTGCCATGGGGACTCCAGTCATAGCTGGAGGCGGAGATCAGGCCATGGGCGCCATCGGGAGCGGAGTCATAAAGGATGGGATCGCAGCTTCAACAATTGGAACTGGAGGCCAATTGATTACCTGCGTATCCAGGCCGGTTCTCGACCCGAAGCGGCGGCTGCATACCTTATGCCACGCGGTTCCCGGGAAATGGCTCCTGATGGGCGCCATATTGGCGGCGGGACTCTCTCTGAGGTGGTTCAGAGATAAGTTTGGCTATGCGGAAAAACTAGCAGGCGAGCTTACCGGCATTGACCCGTATGAGATTCTCTCCAGGGAAGCGGCAAAGGTCCCGGCGGGTTCTGATGGCCTGATATTCCTGCCGTACCTGTCCGGCGAGCGCACGCCCCATATGGACCCCCAGGCTCGTGGCGCATTCGTTGGGCTTACACTCCGGCATGGCAGGGGACACATGATCCGCGCCATCATGGAAGGTGTGAGCTTTGCCATGAAGGAATCGCTGGAGATATTTAGGGAGCTTGGCGTGTCGGTTGACAAAATCCTATGCTCGGGTGGCGGAGCCAGGAGCCGATTATGGCGGCAGATACAAGCGGATATCTATGACATGCCAGTTACCATCGTAGGTAATGAGGAACATTCTGTCTATGGATGCGCCCTTCTTGCAGGTGTGGGCGCGGGTATATACCGCGACATCGAAGAGGCATGCGATGGGAGGGTGCAATACACAGACACCGTCCGGCCTCAGGATGAATGGACTCAGGCAAATCAAGTTCAGATGGTACAATCTCAAAGGGAGCCGTCTCCTGTAGAGCAGCCCCATGTAGAGGATCCTTGGGCGCTGTCTGCCAATGCGTGCGCTCGATATCGAGCGCTTTTCGAGGTATATAGGAGTCTCTATCCGCGGTTAAGGGATATATTTCCGGAACTGTAG
- a CDS encoding ABC transporter substrate-binding protein → MYKWADGTWVPILATSWKLIPPDKFEVKLRQGVKFNDGSEFTSKDVATTFNVGYLMNWVVWKYLDRIETPDKYTVVFHMKTPTSTIVRYVLRTQIRAHSVYGQYAEKAMKLKAAGKDQDSEEVKALRMEFEQFRPERMVGTGPYEIDRNSITEAQLTLKKVNTSWAASKVKFDKILLYNGETPVVTPLCLAKQVDYATHGFPPATEKAFISAGIRILRPPLYSGPALVFNNDIYPLNRKEVRQAIAYVINRDENAMVSLGNSARRQKYMTGFSDNLAPLWISKEDLAKLNEYPYDPAKAEKLLTSIGFKKGKDGVWVTDKGERMEFELRVPAEYADWAAAAENAAQQMTRFGIKTTVRGITYSQHSIDVYNQRFQIAIMGWGAANPHPHFSYVADLFAYNYVQAPGPGMNFPMVQETSLGKVDLEELTIECAKGLDEAKQKAMVTKIAKVFNELLPIVPLWERYGNNPALDKVRVTGWPGDEDPIYRNSAYADSFVVLMIRDGRLKPAQ, encoded by the coding sequence ATGTACAAATGGGCTGATGGGACGTGGGTGCCCATATTGGCCACATCATGGAAACTGATTCCTCCAGACAAATTTGAGGTGAAACTGCGCCAAGGGGTAAAATTCAATGATGGGAGCGAGTTCACTTCTAAGGATGTTGCAACGACCTTTAATGTTGGTTACCTCATGAACTGGGTTGTGTGGAAATATCTTGATAGAATTGAAACTCCCGACAAATATACGGTTGTTTTTCATATGAAGACCCCAACCAGCACAATTGTAAGATATGTTCTGCGCACCCAGATCCGCGCGCATTCAGTCTATGGCCAATATGCGGAGAAGGCCATGAAGCTCAAAGCGGCTGGCAAGGATCAAGATTCGGAAGAAGTTAAGGCCCTACGCATGGAGTTTGAGCAGTTCCGGCCTGAGCGTATGGTGGGCACAGGGCCATATGAGATTGATAGGAACAGCATTACTGAGGCTCAATTGACTCTCAAGAAGGTTAATACTTCATGGGCTGCATCTAAGGTCAAATTCGATAAGATTCTCCTGTATAATGGTGAGACACCTGTCGTCACGCCTCTTTGCCTTGCAAAGCAGGTTGATTATGCGACACATGGTTTCCCGCCGGCCACTGAAAAGGCATTTATCTCCGCCGGCATAAGGATCTTGAGGCCACCGCTTTATTCCGGCCCGGCGCTAGTATTCAATAATGATATCTACCCGCTGAATCGGAAAGAAGTCCGGCAGGCTATCGCTTATGTCATCAACCGCGACGAGAATGCCATGGTTTCCCTTGGGAACTCGGCTCGCAGGCAGAAGTATATGACAGGATTCAGTGACAATCTGGCGCCGCTCTGGATCTCCAAAGAAGATCTGGCCAAATTGAATGAATATCCGTATGACCCCGCGAAGGCTGAAAAGCTCCTCACGAGCATAGGTTTCAAGAAAGGCAAGGATGGGGTCTGGGTCACCGATAAGGGCGAGCGGATGGAGTTTGAGCTCCGGGTTCCTGCCGAATATGCAGACTGGGCCGCCGCGGCGGAGAATGCGGCCCAACAGATGACGCGATTTGGCATCAAGACAACTGTCCGCGGAATAACATACAGCCAGCATTCAATCGATGTATACAATCAGAGATTCCAGATTGCCATAATGGGCTGGGGTGCCGCCAACCCGCATCCGCACTTCTCATATGTAGCCGACCTATTCGCCTATAACTATGTTCAGGCTCCGGGACCCGGGATGAACTTCCCAATGGTGCAGGAAACCTCGCTTGGCAAGGTCGATCTCGAGGAGCTGACTATTGAGTGCGCCAAGGGCCTTGACGAGGCTAAGCAGAAGGCCATGGTGACAAAGATCGCGAAGGTCTTCAACGAACTCTTGCCGATCGTGCCACTCTGGGAGCGCTATGGCAACAACCCGGCCCTCGATAAAGTCAGAGTTACAGGCTGGCCCGGCGATGAGGATCCTATTTACCGGAACAGTGCCTATGCAGACTCCTTCGTGGTGCTGATGATTCGTGATGGTAGGCTCAAGCCGGCTCAATAA
- a CDS encoding ABC transporter ATP-binding protein produces the protein MNTPLIEVEHVSKYFRWRGREVRAVNNVSFSISEGEIVCLVGESGCGKTTTGKMTAGLLPPSAGRLLFEGKEVWSMKKDEFRRYRKSVQIIHQDPYASLNPVHTIYRILSAPLLRHRIVKNHKEALAEVQRLLETVGLTPPEEFLNKYPHQLSGGQRQRVSVARALTVQPRFIVADEAVSMVDVSIRVSLLNLLTQLKREMGVTFLFITHDLALAKYFAWEGRIGVMYLGQLVEIATTPDLIEKPLHPYTSALISAIPEADPEMTRSKQRVELRSLDIPSLLNLPPGCTFHPRCPYYEEGLCNTKEPELVEIEDGHQVSCHMAIRGRVS, from the coding sequence ATGAATACACCTTTGATAGAAGTAGAGCACGTAAGCAAATATTTCAGGTGGCGGGGCCGGGAGGTACGCGCCGTCAATAACGTCTCTTTTTCGATTTCCGAGGGAGAGATCGTCTGTCTCGTAGGAGAGAGTGGGTGCGGCAAGACTACGACTGGTAAGATGACCGCTGGCCTTCTGCCGCCCAGTGCAGGGAGGTTGCTTTTTGAAGGCAAGGAAGTCTGGTCGATGAAAAAAGATGAATTCAGGAGATATCGTAAGTCGGTACAGATCATCCACCAGGACCCTTATGCTTCCCTAAATCCCGTTCATACGATTTATAGAATATTGAGCGCGCCGCTTCTTCGCCACCGGATCGTCAAGAACCATAAAGAAGCCCTCGCAGAGGTCCAGAGACTTCTCGAAACCGTAGGGCTTACTCCCCCTGAGGAATTTCTCAACAAATATCCCCATCAGCTCAGTGGGGGGCAACGACAGCGAGTGTCGGTGGCGAGGGCGCTCACCGTCCAGCCGCGATTTATAGTCGCTGATGAGGCTGTTTCAATGGTAGATGTCTCCATAAGAGTAAGTTTGCTCAACCTGCTCACGCAGTTAAAGCGTGAGATGGGAGTCACCTTCCTTTTCATTACACATGATCTGGCCCTGGCCAAGTATTTTGCCTGGGAGGGCAGGATTGGCGTGATGTACCTGGGCCAGCTGGTCGAAATAGCCACTACGCCCGATTTAATTGAAAAGCCGCTGCATCCCTATACCTCCGCTCTCATCTCTGCGATTCCTGAAGCAGATCCGGAAATGACTCGCAGCAAACAGCGGGTAGAGCTTCGAAGTTTAGATATCCCAAGTCTCTTGAATCTTCCACCGGGTTGTACATTCCACCCAAGGTGCCCTTATTATGAGGAAGGCTTGTGCAATACCAAAGAACCAGAGTTGGTCGAAATTGAGGACGGACACCAGGTATCATGTCACATGGCAATCAGGGGGCGGGTCTCATGA
- a CDS encoding ABC transporter ATP-binding protein, protein MMPEETIFEIQDLQVEYTSRRGAVKAVRGVSFELKKGETLAIIGESGSGKTTLGTALIRLLPKAAHIKGGRVLYRRDSKSIDVLSLDPEELRRFRWKECAMVFQSALNAFNPVLRISEHFYDTSKAHGLSDMRAVRGRAIELLKMVQLDPQRVFNAYPHELSGGMRQRVLIAMSLLLDPQILLLDEPTTALDILTQRAIIDLLRRLKSELGFSMIFISHDLSLAAELADRVATMYAGKIVEVGNVGDIFYHPHHPYTIGLIRAVPTVSGGFKDISSIPGFPPDLVNLPQGCKFRERCSIATERCQEKEPDPIMIDGRHYVTCFEWEQAVSAREASHA, encoded by the coding sequence ATGATGCCGGAAGAGACCATATTTGAAATCCAAGATTTGCAGGTAGAGTACACCTCGAGACGCGGAGCCGTGAAAGCCGTAAGAGGAGTGAGTTTCGAACTCAAGAAGGGCGAAACCCTCGCTATTATCGGAGAGAGCGGTTCAGGCAAGACGACCCTCGGGACAGCTCTTATAAGGTTGCTTCCTAAAGCCGCTCACATTAAAGGCGGCCGGGTCCTCTACCGGCGAGATTCTAAGAGCATTGATGTGCTTTCTCTTGATCCAGAAGAACTCAGAAGATTCCGCTGGAAAGAGTGCGCCATGGTATTTCAGTCGGCGCTCAATGCTTTCAACCCGGTACTTCGCATATCAGAACACTTCTATGATACTTCAAAGGCGCACGGGCTTTCCGACATGAGAGCTGTGAGGGGCCGCGCCATCGAGCTTCTTAAAATGGTGCAGCTCGACCCCCAGAGGGTGTTCAATGCGTATCCTCATGAATTGAGCGGTGGGATGAGGCAACGGGTACTGATCGCCATGAGCCTTTTGCTTGACCCGCAGATCCTCCTGCTTGATGAGCCAACAACCGCCCTGGACATTCTTACCCAAAGGGCCATCATCGACCTGCTCAGGCGGCTGAAGAGCGAGCTTGGGTTTTCCATGATTTTTATATCTCATGATCTCTCCCTCGCGGCAGAACTGGCGGATAGAGTAGCGACCATGTATGCCGGGAAGATCGTAGAGGTAGGCAATGTGGGCGACATCTTTTATCATCCGCATCATCCTTACACCATTGGCCTGATAAGAGCCGTCCCTACAGTGTCGGGCGGGTTCAAAGACATCTCCTCGATCCCTGGTTTTCCTCCGGACCTGGTAAACCTGCCTCAGGGATGCAAGTTTAGGGAGCGCTGTTCCATTGCGACAGAGAGATGTCAGGAAAAAGAGCCTGATCCTATAATGATCGACGGCAGGCATTACGTCACCTGCTTTGAATGGGAGCAAGCTGTAAGTGCCAGGGAGGCGTCGCACGCATGA
- a CDS encoding ABC transporter permease has product MKDLFGGIFQILKLLSRNRVGFLGFLMVVFFILFSYIGPYFIPLDTSADIGMIYHPPSLAHPLGTDHQGRDIFSQIVHGGRELLTVAFIAAAISTFIAITFGSLTAFAGGLFDSLIMSVTDLFLTIPRFPLLLVLAGFIKLNNPIFLSLLLGLLAWPTLLRAVRAQVLSLKQRDYVEAARALDLGTAHILFAEVLPNMMTYIIISFTLAVTYAIYDQVGLVLLGLVPLATNNWGVMINLAWVRGAIFFKDSLWYILSPVAMIALFQLSLVSLTRSLEEVFNPRLRGSH; this is encoded by the coding sequence ATAAAGGACCTGTTTGGCGGCATATTTCAAATATTGAAGCTGCTTTCGAGAAACCGGGTGGGATTCCTGGGATTTCTAATGGTCGTTTTCTTCATCCTTTTCAGTTATATAGGCCCTTATTTCATCCCACTGGACACATCGGCCGATATCGGGATGATATATCATCCGCCTTCCCTTGCTCACCCGCTCGGGACCGACCACCAGGGCAGGGACATCTTTTCTCAGATCGTTCATGGCGGGAGGGAGTTGCTCACCGTAGCTTTCATAGCAGCTGCCATATCTACCTTCATCGCCATCACATTTGGCTCGCTTACAGCATTTGCAGGGGGTCTATTTGATTCGCTCATTATGAGTGTGACAGACCTATTTCTTACCATACCTCGATTTCCGCTACTCTTGGTGCTGGCTGGCTTTATAAAGCTGAATAACCCAATATTCCTTTCGCTTCTCTTGGGGCTTCTAGCCTGGCCAACGCTCCTCAGAGCGGTTCGCGCCCAGGTTCTGTCCCTGAAACAGCGCGATTATGTAGAAGCTGCAAGGGCTCTAGATCTCGGGACCGCACATATACTATTTGCTGAAGTCCTTCCCAATATGATGACCTATATCATTATCAGTTTTACCCTGGCTGTAACATATGCCATTTATGACCAAGTCGGCCTTGTGCTCCTGGGCCTGGTGCCCCTCGCCACAAACAACTGGGGCGTGATGATCAATCTGGCCTGGGTGCGCGGAGCTATCTTCTTTAAGGATAGTCTGTGGTATATCTTGTCACCGGTTGCCATGATCGCGCTATTTCAGTTGTCGCTAGTTTCCCTCACCAGGTCCCTGGAGGAGGTATTCAATCCAAGGCTCAGAGGCAGCCATTGA